The Lutibacter sp. Hel_I_33_5 genome has a window encoding:
- a CDS encoding PspC domain-containing protein, protein MKFIHSVRHFFERHGFAVSSRFADRLGMRATNVRLFFIYISFVTVGLSFGFYLTLAFLLRLKDMIYTKRSSVFDL, encoded by the coding sequence ATGAAATTTATCCATTCTGTACGGCATTTTTTTGAGCGACATGGCTTTGCTGTTTCGTCAAGATTTGCTGATAGATTAGGTATGAGAGCAACTAATGTTCGGTTGTTTTTTATTTATATTTCGTTTGTAACAGTAGGTTTGTCTTTCGGATTTTATTTAACCTTGGCTTTTTTATTGCGATTAAAAGATATGATTTACACCAAAAGAAGTTCGGTTTTTGATTTGTAA